A genomic window from Elaeis guineensis isolate ETL-2024a chromosome 3, EG11, whole genome shotgun sequence includes:
- the LOC105042273 gene encoding protein SINE1, which translates to MGRSLSPLLRQELANLDKDADSRRSAMKALKSYAKDLDSKAIPHFLAEVSDTKGPGSSSGECTISLYEVLARVHGRNIVPQIDNIMSTIMRTLSSSGGSFPLHQACSKVVPAIARYGIDPSTPNNEKMRIISSLCKPLSDALMGRQESTASGAALCLKALVESNNWKFASDDMVNDVCLKVAGALEEKVTQTNAHMGLVMALVKHNGLIAEAYARSLVRSGLQILSIGAAESNSQKRLSAIQMVNFLMKCVDPRTISSELAKVVDVMEQCQNDRMPFVRGAAFEALQTAKMIAGQKGSRHEIVSSPITDMNFHKRNNKSPFGARDSGSHSEFASPESQTIDSYIKYEVFTDSPLSVGQSSSNFERGRRTNRRLWNNDGSGVDISLKDGFFIKACSEINDAKSELELSGKGNLSDANKEPSEAFSGFIQGSATSTLTRDTTPSPQRSRPQLTIDDVKIYTTPRKLMRSLQNSANVSSSGSPQQQHNQILARPSSGKAELNPTVALNGGSQTHSLKSEVAEKRNNEKLILLGKHNLTLNEELVPDGTESVSSTGDVTENSACRVYREDYEDNFKVLVQSKKRLTYGIAVMGFTWGLLLILVAVILSAMRTDNDEPFFDVVPT; encoded by the exons ATGGGTAGAAGTCTCAGTCCATTGCTCCGACAAGAACTGGCAAACCTTGACAAGGATGCTGACAGCCGCAGATCTGCCATGAAAGCTCTAAAGTCCTATGCCAAAGATTTGGATTCCAAGGCCATCCCTCACTTCCTTGCCGAAGTCTCGGACACCAAGGGACCTGGCTCGTCCTCGGGGGAATGCACCATATCTCTCTATGAGGTTCTGGCTAGAGTTCATGGCCGTAACATCGTGCCACAGATTGACAACATCATGTCCACCATCATGCGCACATTGTCATCAAGTGGAGGATCCTTTCCACTGCACCAAGCTTGCTCCAAAGTGGTCCCTGCAATTGCTCGGTATGGGATTGATCCTTCAACCCCGAACAATGAGAAAATGAGAATAATTTCTTCTCTGTGTAAGCCTCTATCTGATGCCTTGATGGGTCGACAAGAAAGCACTGCCTCTGGGGCTGCTCTATGTCTGAAGGCTCTTGTGGAATCAAATAACTGGAAGTTTGCCTCGGATGATATGGTTAATGATGTTTGTCTAAAAGTTGCCGGGGCTCTGGAGGAGAAGGTGACCCAAACGAATGCTCATATGGGCCTGGTGATGGCTTTGGTGAAACACAATGGTCTGATAGCTGAGGCTTATGCAAGGTCACTTGTGAGGTCTGGGTTACAGATTTTATCCATCGGTGCTGCAGAGAGTAATTCCCAGAAGCGTCTCTCAGCCATTCAGATGGTTAATTTCTTGATGAAGTGTGTGGATCCAAGGACTATCTCTTCGGAGCTTGCTAAAGTAGTCGATGTCATGGAGCAATGCCAAAATGATCGCATGCCGTTTGTCAGGGGTGCAGCGTTTGAGGCATTACAGACTGCAAAGATGATAGCTGGACAGAAAGGGTCTAGACATGAAATTGTTTCAAGCCCAATCACCGATATGAATTTTCACAAAAGAAATAATAAGAGTCCATTTGGTGCCAGGGATAGTGGCTCTCATTCTGAATTTGCTTCTCCTGAGTCACAGACTATTGATTCTTATATTAAGTATGAAGTGTTCACTGATTCGCCTTTGTCGGTTGGGCAGTCTTCTTCTAACTTTGAACGTGGTAGGCGTACTAACAGGCGACTTTGGAACAATGATGGTAGTGGGGTGGATATATCTTTGAAGGATGGTTTTTTTATCAAAGCCTGCTCGGAAATTAATGATGCAAAATCTGAGTTAGAGCTGTCTGGTAAAGGAAACCTGAGTGACGCAAATAAAGAGCCATCAGAGGCATTTTCTGGATTTATACAGGGCAGTGCCACAAGTACACTAACAAGAGATACTACCCCTAGTCCTCAG AGGTCCCGGCCTCAGCTTACGATTGATGATGTAAAAATATACACAACTCCACGGAAGCTTATGCGTTCTCTTCAAAACTCAGCTAATGTCAGCAGCTCTGGAAGCCCTCAGCAACAACATAATCAGATTCTTGCAAGGCCAAGTTCAGGTAAAGCGGAACTGAATCCAACAGTAGCATTAAATGGAGGTAGTCAAACTCACAGCTTAAAATCTGAGGTAGCAGAGAAAAGGAATAATGAGAAATTGATATTGTTGGGCAAGCATAACCTTACTCTGAACGAAGAACTTGTGCCAGATGGCACTGAGTCAGTGTCGTCCACTGGTGATGTTACTGAAAATAGTGCTTGCAGAGTATACAGAGAAGACTATGAAGATAATTTTAAGGTTCTGGTGCAAAGCAAGAAAAGGCTTACTTATGGAATAGCAGTTATGGGATTTACTTGGGGCCTTCTCTTGATTCTTGTAGCTGTCATTTTGTCTGCAATGAGAACTGATAATGATGAGCCTTTCTTTGATGTTGTTCCAACATAA